In one Deltaproteobacteria bacterium genomic region, the following are encoded:
- a CDS encoding DUF4340 domain-containing protein yields MSWRKTLIFGVVLLGLAAFYYLYEIKFLGEREEAQKRARKVFAIKKEEVRDILLRMKGKGYEIWRKGEDWVIRYPLKARGDKEVIERLLDDLLKAEEERMLGERGEELKAFGLSPPRAEIVLKGEEREGAVLIGGENPAHTAVYAMRRGEKDVFLLSLHHWFQIDKKLYDLRDKTILSFDLQKVKGMEVTYRGNKLRLKKEGQEWRMIFPVVAKADKDAIVLLLEKLKDGRVKKFVDESPGALRPFGLLSPHAEVWIDEEGRKGIRFGRTDRREEGVYAQVAGTKNVFLVDISVASLLPKEAYDWRDKKIFTFDNTQVTKLALRYKGAEVVCENVGPDQWEISSPKTKRFKADPNKVNGFLWDLKGIKVKAFLPYRPGHKVNYGFSPPRGVVKVRLKGEERPTTLIIGRILQGRADRIYASKEGEKEVYLLARSSLEIFQKSIKAFQYRKILSFERDKVEEIEVCSPQRKVLLAKKGKEWRLKIPEGEIEGWKATSLLWHLEDLEYEDELKGADKLNLWGLDPPLYKVRICLKGGKEVSLYMGKEVPQIKGRIYALNPAENKPYIIKKEFIDTLKKYFFEAL; encoded by the coding sequence ATGAGCTGGAGAAAGACCTTAATCTTCGGCGTGGTCCTATTAGGCCTCGCGGCTTTTTATTACCTCTATGAAATCAAGTTCCTGGGCGAAAGAGAGGAGGCCCAGAAGAGGGCAAGGAAGGTCTTCGCCATCAAGAAAGAGGAGGTAAGGGACATCCTTCTCAGGATGAAAGGGAAGGGATATGAGATATGGAGAAAGGGAGAGGATTGGGTTATCCGATATCCTCTTAAGGCCCGAGGGGATAAAGAGGTCATTGAGAGGCTGCTGGACGATCTCCTCAAAGCCGAGGAGGAAAGGATGCTCGGAGAAAGGGGGGAGGAGTTGAAGGCCTTTGGTCTCTCTCCGCCCCGGGCTGAGATAGTCTTGAAGGGGGAGGAGAGGGAAGGGGCAGTCCTTATAGGTGGGGAAAACCCTGCCCATACGGCCGTATATGCCATGAGAAGAGGGGAGAAAGATGTCTTTCTATTATCGCTGCACCACTGGTTTCAAATTGACAAGAAACTGTACGATCTGAGGGATAAGACAATCCTTTCCTTCGACCTCCAAAAGGTGAAGGGCATGGAGGTGACTTATAGGGGGAATAAGCTCCGCCTCAAGAAGGAAGGGCAGGAGTGGAGGATGATCTTTCCTGTGGTGGCCAAGGCGGATAAAGATGCCATAGTGCTTCTGCTGGAAAAGCTCAAAGATGGGCGAGTAAAAAAGTTTGTAGATGAATCCCCTGGGGCCCTCCGACCCTTCGGCCTCCTTTCCCCACATGCTGAGGTATGGATCGACGAGGAGGGGAGAAAGGGGATAAGGTTCGGAAGGACCGACCGGCGGGAAGAAGGGGTCTATGCCCAGGTGGCCGGGACCAAGAATGTGTTCTTGGTGGACATATCGGTGGCTTCTCTCTTGCCCAAGGAGGCCTATGACTGGCGTGATAAGAAGATATTCACCTTTGACAACACCCAGGTGACTAAATTGGCCCTCCGCTATAAGGGTGCGGAAGTCGTCTGCGAGAATGTAGGTCCTGACCAGTGGGAGATAAGCTCCCCTAAGACTAAGAGGTTCAAGGCAGATCCAAATAAGGTGAATGGCTTCCTTTGGGACCTGAAGGGGATCAAGGTAAAGGCATTTTTGCCCTATAGGCCGGGCCACAAGGTGAACTATGGTTTCAGTCCCCCCCGGGGGGTGGTAAAGGTAAGGCTGAAGGGTGAGGAGAGACCGACCACCCTGATCATCGGGAGGATTCTGCAGGGGAGGGCGGATCGGATCTACGCCAGCAAGGAGGGGGAGAAGGAGGTCTATCTGTTGGCTAGGTCCTCCTTGGAGATCTTCCAAAAGTCGATCAAGGCATTTCAATACCGAAAGATCCTCTCCTTTGAGAGGGATAAGGTGGAGGAGATAGAGGTATGCTCCCCCCAAAGGAAGGTCTTATTGGCAAAAAAGGGAAAGGAGTGGAGGTTGAAGATCCCAGAGGGTGAGATAGAGGGATGGAAGGCCACCTCCCTCCTCTGGCATTTAGAAGACCTAGAGTATGAGGATGAGTTAAAAGGGGCGGATAAGCTGAACCTATGGGGTCTGGACCCTCCCCTTTATAAGGTAAGAATTTGCTTAAAAGGGGGAAAGGAGGTTTCCCTTTACATGGGCAAGGAGGTGCCCCAGATAAAGGGGAGGATATATGCCCTGAATCCCGCTGAGAACAAACCCTACATCATCAAGAAGGAGTTTATAGATACACTGAAGAAATATTTCTTTGAAGCCCTATAG
- a CDS encoding TraR/DksA family transcriptional regulator: MSKGDKERKGELRKMLVELRNEILNKIAQDMGAKLGEDPRMSTISTMDIGDLSQLDLDGDIDYTILNMYIERLRNIEDALDRLEEGTYGYCEDCGRPIKLERLKVLPFTKYCVQCQEQREKIGQESKLKKMKRGEEFEL, encoded by the coding sequence ATGTCGAAAGGGGATAAGGAGAGGAAGGGAGAACTGAGGAAGATGCTCGTCGAACTCCGAAACGAGATCTTAAACAAGATCGCCCAGGATATGGGGGCCAAATTGGGTGAGGACCCCAGGATGTCCACTATATCCACTATGGACATCGGGGATTTGTCCCAGCTCGATCTGGATGGGGATATAGATTACACCATCTTGAATATGTATATAGAGAGACTGCGAAATATAGAGGATGCCCTGGATCGATTGGAGGAGGGGACCTATGGCTACTGCGAGGACTGTGGCAGACCCATCAAGCTGGAGCGGTTGAAGGTCCTTCCCTTTACAAAGTACTGTGTCCAGTGTCAGGAACAAAGGGAGAAGATTGGGCAGGAGAGCAAGCTCAAGAAGATGAAGAGGGGGGAGGAGTTCGAGCTGTAG
- the groES gene encoding co-chaperone GroES, giving the protein MKIIPLQDRVLVKRLEEEEETKGGIIIPDTAKEKPMEGKVVAVGKGRVKEDGTVIPLDVKAGDKILFSKYAGTEIKIDGEEHLVMREDDILGIIKD; this is encoded by the coding sequence ATGAAGATCATACCTTTGCAGGACAGGGTCTTGGTCAAACGTCTTGAGGAGGAAGAGGAGACCAAGGGGGGGATTATCATTCCAGATACTGCCAAAGAAAAGCCGATGGAAGGTAAGGTCGTCGCCGTGGGCAAGGGGAGGGTAAAAGAAGATGGCACCGTCATCCCCTTGGACGTCAAGGCAGGAGATAAGATATTATTTAGCAAGTATGCGGGTACAGAGATAAAGATAGATGGTGAGGAACACCTTGTTATGCGTGAAGACGACATATTGGGGATCATCAAAGACTAA
- the groL gene encoding chaperonin GroEL (60 kDa chaperone family; promotes refolding of misfolded polypeptides especially under stressful conditions; forms two stacked rings of heptamers to form a barrel-shaped 14mer; ends can be capped by GroES; misfolded proteins enter the barrel where they are refolded when GroES binds) — MAAKEVKFNQKARDAILSGLDVLANAVKVTLGPKGRNVVLEKSWGSPTVTKDGVTVAKEIELEDKFENMGAQMVKEVASKTSDAAGDGTTTATVLAQAIYREGVKVVAAGASPMDVKRGIDAGVKTVVEELEKMSNPTKEQKEIAQVGTISANNDETIGEIIAEAMSKVGKEGVITVEEAKGMETTLEVVEGMQFDRGYLSPYFVTNSEKMEVDLEDCYILINEKKISNMKDLLPLLEQIAKIGKPLLILAEDVEGEALATLVVNKIRGTLKCAAVKAPGFGDRRKAMLEDIATLTGGRMISEDLGIKLENVTLDDLGKAKKIHIDKDNTTIVEGTGTRDAIEGRVKQIRAQIEETTSDYDREKLQERLAKLVGGVAVINVGAATETEMKEKKARVEDALNATRAAVEEGIVPGGGVAYLRSIPTLEKLKLEADQQIGVDIVKRALEEPLRQIAENAGKEGSVIVEKLKSEKGAYGFDAQKEEFTDMMKAGIIDPTKVVRFALQNASSVASLLITTEAMVAEKPKKEQPMPPMPPGAGGMEGMY, encoded by the coding sequence ATGGCTGCCAAAGAAGTAAAGTTTAACCAGAAGGCGCGCGATGCCATCTTGAGCGGGCTTGATGTCCTGGCCAACGCCGTGAAGGTCACTTTGGGGCCTAAGGGTAGAAACGTGGTCTTGGAGAAGAGCTGGGGTTCTCCAACAGTTACCAAGGATGGGGTTACCGTGGCCAAGGAGATCGAGTTGGAGGATAAATTTGAGAACATGGGTGCCCAGATGGTCAAAGAGGTGGCCAGCAAGACCAGCGATGCGGCGGGTGATGGGACCACTACCGCCACTGTGCTCGCACAGGCCATCTATCGCGAGGGGGTTAAGGTAGTGGCCGCTGGGGCCAGCCCCATGGACGTCAAGAGGGGGATCGATGCAGGGGTAAAGACAGTGGTGGAGGAGCTAGAGAAGATGAGTAACCCCACCAAAGAGCAAAAGGAGATCGCCCAGGTAGGTACCATCTCGGCCAACAATGACGAGACCATCGGGGAGATCATCGCGGAGGCGATGAGCAAGGTAGGCAAAGAGGGGGTTATTACCGTAGAAGAGGCCAAGGGGATGGAGACCACCCTTGAGGTGGTGGAGGGTATGCAGTTTGACCGCGGCTATCTCTCCCCCTACTTTGTCACCAACTCGGAGAAGATGGAGGTCGATCTAGAGGACTGTTATATCCTGATCAATGAGAAGAAGATCAGCAACATGAAGGACCTGTTGCCCCTGTTGGAGCAGATCGCCAAGATAGGCAAGCCCCTTTTGATCCTAGCCGAGGACGTGGAGGGAGAGGCCCTCGCCACCCTGGTGGTGAACAAGATCAGGGGTACCCTCAAATGCGCCGCTGTCAAGGCCCCTGGCTTTGGGGATCGCCGCAAGGCCATGTTGGAGGATATCGCTACACTCACTGGTGGACGCATGATCTCCGAGGATCTGGGGATCAAGTTGGAGAACGTAACCCTGGATGACCTCGGCAAGGCCAAGAAGATCCATATCGACAAGGACAATACCACCATCGTAGAGGGAACTGGCACGAGAGATGCGATAGAGGGGAGGGTTAAGCAGATCAGGGCCCAGATAGAGGAGACCACCTCTGACTACGACCGTGAGAAGCTGCAGGAGCGGCTGGCCAAGTTGGTCGGTGGGGTGGCGGTCATCAATGTGGGCGCAGCTACTGAGACCGAGATGAAGGAGAAGAAGGCTCGGGTGGAGGATGCCCTCAATGCCACCAGGGCTGCTGTGGAGGAGGGGATCGTCCCGGGCGGTGGGGTGGCCTACCTAAGGTCCATCCCCACCCTGGAGAAGCTCAAGCTCGAGGCTGATCAGCAGATCGGGGTGGACATAGTAAAGAGGGCCTTGGAAGAGCCGCTGCGGCAGATCGCGGAAAACGCCGGCAAGGAGGGTTCCGTAATAGTGGAGAAGCTGAAGAGCGAAAAGGGCGCCTATGGCTTTGATGCACAAAAGGAGGAGTTCACCGATATGATGAAGGCGGGGATCATTGATCCCACCAAGGTGGTCAGGTTTGCCCTACAGAACGCCTCCAGTGTTGCCTCCTTGCTGATCACCACCGAGGCCATGGTGGCTGAAAAACCCAAGAAGGAGCAGCCAATGCCCCCGATGCCACCCGGTGCCGGCGGCATGGAAGGTATGTACTAA
- a CDS encoding 30S ribosomal protein S20, which produces MAVHKSALKRTRQNIIRRKKNRHIKTTIRTMTKRVREAVQEKDAAKSKETLAHIIPLIDKAVNQGVLHWRNGARKISRLTRLVNSVGSGS; this is translated from the coding sequence TTGGCTGTCCACAAATCTGCCCTTAAGAGGACGAGGCAAAATATCATCCGCCGCAAGAAAAACCGCCACATCAAAACCACCATTAGGACCATGACCAAGAGGGTGAGGGAGGCGGTTCAGGAAAAGGATGCGGCCAAATCAAAGGAGACACTGGCCCATATTATCCCCCTCATCGACAAGGCGGTCAATCAGGGGGTGCTCCACTGGAGGAACGGGGCACGCAAGATTTCTCGGTTGACTAGATTGGTGAACTCTGTTGGGTCAGGGTCTTGA
- the holA gene encoding DNA polymerase III subunit delta → MQRCLEWFKALKTDFTHLEEELAGGRTRPFYLLYGDEGYLIEKAVGEILATLLPPQFRELNFKSCYAEEAPSQEVIGACNTLPFLAQRRVVLVKDANKYSQHELEAFFPYLKSPSPTTSLIFIAEGMATGFLNLREVKEGLFHLRRPPQGEIPHWIRKIARELGKEISPEASEYLQEVIGRDLQGIQNELSKVSLYVGDKGRIELGDVEGVVSELKVTSIFELTKAIGERDTKRALLSLGKIWESGEHHLKILGMIARQFRHLLMTKEVLAEGAGEKEIRKRLGVSNPYYLRELSVQARSFSTENLQSTLLNLWETDMNLKRSSLSRRLLLEGLVIRLCKPS, encoded by the coding sequence TTGCAACGCTGTTTAGAATGGTTTAAGGCCCTGAAGACAGACTTTACACACCTAGAAGAAGAACTGGCCGGGGGAAGGACCCGCCCCTTTTATCTCCTCTACGGGGATGAGGGCTACCTGATAGAGAAGGCCGTAGGGGAAATCTTGGCAACCCTGCTGCCCCCACAATTCAGAGAACTCAATTTCAAATCTTGCTATGCCGAGGAGGCCCCTTCACAAGAGGTCATTGGTGCCTGTAACACCCTCCCCTTTTTGGCTCAGCGCAGGGTGGTCCTGGTCAAGGATGCCAATAAGTACAGCCAACACGAGCTAGAGGCCTTCTTCCCTTACCTAAAATCCCCCTCTCCTACTACATCTTTGATCTTCATCGCAGAGGGGATGGCAACGGGATTCCTAAACCTAAGGGAGGTGAAAGAAGGCCTCTTTCATTTGAGGCGGCCTCCTCAGGGTGAGATCCCCCATTGGATCCGCAAGATTGCCAGGGAATTGGGGAAGGAGATATCCCCTGAGGCATCGGAGTACCTCCAGGAGGTTATCGGCAGAGACCTACAAGGGATACAAAACGAACTGTCTAAGGTCTCCCTCTACGTAGGGGATAAGGGGCGAATAGAGTTAGGGGATGTGGAGGGGGTGGTATCCGAATTAAAGGTCACCAGCATCTTTGAGCTCACCAAGGCCATAGGGGAAAGGGACACCAAGAGGGCCCTTCTAAGTCTCGGGAAGATATGGGAAAGCGGAGAACACCATTTGAAGATCTTGGGGATGATCGCTCGGCAGTTCCGTCACCTCCTGATGACGAAGGAAGTCCTGGCAGAAGGTGCAGGAGAAAAAGAGATAAGGAAGAGGCTGGGAGTCTCCAACCCTTATTACCTCAGAGAATTGTCCGTTCAGGCAAGAAGTTTCTCCACTGAGAATCTGCAGAGCACTCTATTGAACCTGTGGGAGACGGACATGAACCTAAAGAGAAGCTCGCTGTCCAGACGGCTTCTCTTGGAGGGGTTGGTCATAAGACTGTGTAAACCTTCATAA
- a CDS encoding leucine--tRNA ligase, giving the protein MKERYNPYQIEEKWQRYWEQERLFRALEDSGREKYYLLEMFPYPSGKLHMGHIRNYSIGDVVARYKMMRGYNVLHPMGWDAFGMPAENAALENKIHPAKWTYDNISYMKYQLKRMGFSYDWGRELATCDVDYYKWEQWIFIKMYERGLAYRKKALVNWCKECQTVLANEQVEGGRCWRCHGEVDKKELEGWFFRITAYAEELLESCDKLPGWPERVIAMQKNWIGKSVGVEVDFPLEDGKGAITVFTTRQDTLCGATFMVLAPEHPLVLELCKGRREEAEVRTFVERVKRQDLITRTAEEMEKEGVFLGTYCVNPLTGRRMPIYTGNFVLMEYGTGAIMAVPTHDQRDFEFAKKYGIPIIVVIQPPGEELDPATMTEAYTDDGVMVNSGPFDGMGNRHAMEAIADYLEEKGIGRKAVNYRLRDWEISRQRYWGTPIPIIYCDRCGVQPVPEEDLPVVLPMDVELKESGRSPLPDLRSFVKTTCPRCQGPARRETDTMDTFVESSWYFSRYTCPDYDQGPLEGKRLEYWMPVDQYIGGIEHAILHLLYARFFTKVLRDMGIVSFDEPFTNLLTQGMVIKDGAKMSKSKGNIVDPDDMIEQYGADTTRLFSLFAAPPEKDLDWKEEGVEGSYRFLHRVWRLVYELRDNLLDQPHPKGKVDLPRDLWEMRQKVHKTIKKVTEDIERFHFNTAIAAVMELVNHIYQTKDEIEDTPSAKSVWQETLESLVLLLSPFVPHIAEELWEALGKEDSARKAPWPEYDPKAIVEDEIIIVVQVNGKLRDRLLVPPSAEEEQIKDTALASPKVRRHIEGKEVKKTIFVPKKLVNIVCA; this is encoded by the coding sequence ATGAAAGAGAGGTACAACCCCTATCAGATCGAGGAGAAGTGGCAGAGATATTGGGAACAGGAAAGGCTCTTCCGGGCCCTAGAGGACTCGGGCAGGGAGAAATATTATCTCCTAGAGATGTTCCCCTATCCCTCTGGCAAACTCCACATGGGGCACATCCGGAACTACTCCATCGGGGATGTGGTGGCCAGATATAAGATGATGCGAGGATATAATGTATTGCATCCCATGGGCTGGGATGCCTTCGGGATGCCTGCGGAAAACGCCGCCCTAGAAAACAAAATTCACCCCGCCAAGTGGACCTACGACAACATCTCTTACATGAAGTATCAGCTAAAACGGATGGGTTTCAGCTACGACTGGGGGAGGGAATTGGCTACCTGCGATGTGGACTATTATAAATGGGAGCAATGGATATTCATCAAGATGTATGAACGAGGGCTGGCCTACCGGAAAAAGGCCCTGGTAAACTGGTGCAAGGAGTGCCAGACGGTCCTTGCCAATGAGCAAGTGGAGGGGGGTAGGTGCTGGAGGTGCCACGGTGAGGTGGACAAAAAGGAGCTGGAGGGGTGGTTCTTCCGGATCACCGCCTACGCTGAGGAACTGCTGGAGTCTTGCGACAAACTCCCCGGTTGGCCGGAGAGGGTCATCGCCATGCAGAAGAACTGGATTGGTAAAAGCGTAGGCGTGGAGGTCGACTTTCCCCTGGAAGATGGCAAGGGGGCCATTACCGTCTTCACCACCCGTCAGGACACCCTCTGTGGGGCTACCTTCATGGTCCTGGCGCCGGAACACCCCTTGGTCTTGGAACTCTGTAAGGGAAGGCGTGAAGAGGCTGAGGTTCGGACCTTCGTGGAGAGGGTGAAAAGGCAGGACCTGATCACGCGCACCGCCGAGGAGATGGAGAAGGAGGGGGTCTTCCTGGGGACCTACTGCGTAAACCCCCTGACCGGGAGAAGGATGCCCATCTACACCGGCAACTTCGTCCTGATGGAGTATGGTACCGGGGCCATCATGGCAGTGCCCACCCACGACCAGAGGGATTTCGAGTTCGCCAAAAAATACGGGATACCGATAATCGTAGTGATACAGCCCCCAGGCGAAGAGCTCGACCCGGCCACCATGACCGAGGCCTATACGGACGATGGGGTCATGGTCAATTCCGGTCCCTTTGACGGCATGGGCAACCGTCATGCCATGGAGGCCATCGCCGATTATCTGGAGGAGAAGGGGATCGGCAGGAAGGCCGTGAACTACCGCTTGCGGGACTGGGAGATCTCCCGCCAGAGGTATTGGGGTACCCCCATCCCCATCATCTACTGCGATCGCTGTGGCGTCCAGCCTGTCCCCGAAGAGGATCTGCCTGTGGTCCTCCCCATGGATGTGGAATTGAAGGAGAGCGGAAGGTCTCCGCTACCTGATCTGCGCTCCTTTGTCAAGACCACCTGCCCCCGTTGTCAAGGACCGGCCAGGAGGGAAACAGATACCATGGATACATTCGTGGAGTCCTCGTGGTATTTCTCCCGCTACACCTGTCCGGACTATGACCAAGGGCCCCTTGAGGGGAAGAGGCTGGAATATTGGATGCCCGTCGACCAATACATCGGGGGGATAGAACACGCCATCCTCCATCTCCTCTATGCGAGGTTCTTCACCAAGGTGTTGAGGGACATGGGCATCGTTTCCTTCGATGAACCCTTCACCAACCTCCTCACCCAAGGGATGGTGATCAAGGATGGGGCCAAGATGTCCAAATCGAAGGGGAACATCGTGGACCCTGACGATATGATTGAACAATACGGGGCCGACACTACACGCCTGTTCAGCCTCTTTGCCGCCCCACCAGAAAAGGACCTCGACTGGAAAGAGGAGGGTGTGGAGGGGAGCTATCGGTTCCTCCATCGGGTGTGGCGGCTGGTCTATGAGTTGAGGGACAATCTCTTGGACCAGCCCCATCCCAAGGGGAAAGTAGATCTCCCCAGGGATCTCTGGGAGATGCGCCAAAAGGTGCACAAAACCATCAAAAAGGTGACCGAAGATATCGAGAGGTTCCATTTCAACACCGCCATCGCCGCGGTAATGGAGTTGGTAAACCACATCTATCAGACTAAGGATGAAATAGAGGACACCCCATCGGCCAAATCCGTCTGGCAGGAGACCTTGGAATCCCTGGTGTTGCTCCTTTCCCCCTTCGTCCCCCATATCGCGGAGGAGCTCTGGGAGGCCTTGGGAAAGGAGGATAGCGCCAGAAAGGCCCCCTGGCCAGAGTACGACCCAAAGGCCATCGTCGAGGATGAGATCATCATCGTGGTTCAGGTAAACGGCAAGCTCAGGGATCGGCTCCTCGTCCCCCCCTCTGCCGAAGAGGAACAGATCAAAGACACGGCCTTGGCCAGCCCCAAGGTGAGGCGGCATATCGAGGGGAAGGAGGTCAAAAAGACCATCTTCGTCCCCAAAAAGTTGGTCAATATCGTATGCGCATGA